From Medicago truncatula cultivar Jemalong A17 chromosome 7, MtrunA17r5.0-ANR, whole genome shotgun sequence, a single genomic window includes:
- the LOC11406013 gene encoding alpha-soluble NSF attachment protein, with protein sequence MADHIATGQQLANKAEKKLFCCCALFGSNYEDAAELFLKSAKSFKLGKSWDKAGSIFIKSAKCHMKLDNKFDAAKAYVDASHCYKKTSRKGGITCLKQAVTIFMEIGQHIMAAKYCKEIGIYELIISRAKLELFDIRGDSATSVIQCKQKVAQFSAQLQQYQKAIKIYEDTAQQSLNNNLLKYGVRGYLLNSGLCELCRGDIVAITNTLERYQDLDPTFSRTREYRFLADLAASIDNEDVASFTRVVKEFGSITHLESWKSTLLSRVKDALEAKVMEEDDLT encoded by the exons ATGGCTGATCACATAGCGACGGGACAACAACTTGCTAACAAAGCTGAGAAAAAGCTCTTCTGCTGTTGCGCCTTGTTTGGCTCCAATTATGAAGATGCTGCTGAACTTTTCCTCAAATCTGCTAAATCATTCAAACTTGGAAAATCAT GGGACAAAGCAGGTTCAATCTTCATCAAATCAGCTAAATGTCATATGAAG TTAGATAACAAGTTTGATGCTGCTAAAGCTTATGTAGATGCTTCCCATTGTTACAAGAAAACATCTAGAAAAG GAGGTATTACATGCTTAAAACAAGCAGTAACTATCTTCATGGAAATTGGTCAACACATTATGGCTGCAAAGTATTGCAAG GAAATCGGTATTTATGAGTTGATCATTTCGAGAGCGAAGCTTGAACTTTTTGATATTCGCGGGGATTCAGCAACCTCTGTAATCCAGTGCAAACAGAAAGTTGCACAATTTTCTGCTCAACTTCAACA ATATCAGAAAGCAATTAAGATTTATGAAGATACTGCTCAACAATCTCTAAACAACAATTTACTGAAATATGGAGTTAGAGGATATCTTCTTAATTCTGGCCTTTGCGAGCTTTGTCGAGGGGATATTGTTGCAATTACCAACACCTTGGAGCGCTATCAG GACTTGGATCCAACATTCTCTAGAACTCGTGAATACAGATTTTTAGCT GATTTGGCTGCATCAATTGATAACGAAGATGTTGCAAGTTTTACTCGAGTTGTCAAGGAGTTTGGAAGCATAACCCACTTG GAGTCTTGGAAGTCAACCCTTTTATCTAGAGTTAAGGATGCTTTGGAAGCAAAAGTGATGGAAGAGGATGATTTGACATGA